In Streptomyces nodosus, one DNA window encodes the following:
- a CDS encoding winged helix-turn-helix transcriptional regulator — translation MAAPKDPRPCSIADTLAVVGEKYSLLVLREVFLGNGRFDRLVRNIGAPRDILAARLRRLVDAGVLTKRMYSERPQRFEYRATAAGLELEPVLMTLKAWGDRHLRQQDDRPMAIEHSCGEEFVPVVTCAGCGEEARHQDLTAHPRTPGWTVSGPE, via the coding sequence ATGGCCGCCCCCAAAGACCCGCGACCCTGTTCGATCGCCGACACCCTGGCCGTCGTCGGCGAGAAGTACTCCCTGCTGGTCCTGCGCGAGGTGTTCCTCGGCAACGGACGCTTCGACCGGCTGGTCCGCAATATCGGCGCCCCGCGCGACATCCTGGCCGCACGACTGAGGCGCCTGGTGGACGCGGGCGTCCTGACCAAGCGGATGTACAGCGAGCGCCCGCAGCGCTTCGAGTACCGGGCCACGGCGGCGGGCCTGGAGCTGGAGCCGGTTCTGATGACCCTCAAGGCATGGGGCGACCGCCATCTGCGACAGCAGGACGACCGCCCCATGGCGATCGAGCACAGCTGCGGCGAGGAGTTCGTCCCGGTCGTCACCTGCGCCGGCTGCGGCGAGGAGGCCCGGCACCAGGACCTGACGGCGCACCCCCGGACGCCGGGCTGGACGGTCTCCGGCCCGGAGTGA
- a CDS encoding undecaprenyl-diphosphate phosphatase produces MSWLESLILGLVQGLTEFLPVSSSAHLRLTAAFASWQDPGAAFTAITQIGTEAAVLIYFRKDIANIISAWFRSLFDKNMRHDHDARMGWLVIVGSIPIGVLGVTLKDQIEGPFRDLRVTATMLIVMGVILGVADRLAARDESGGRHRVAKQRKDLQDLNIKDGLVFGICQAMALIPGVSRSGATISGGLFLGYRRESAARYSFLLAIPAVLASGVFELKDAAESGHVYWGPTLFATVIAFVSGYVVIAWFMKFISSKSFMPFVWYRIALGIVIIALVAAGVLSPHAAESAG; encoded by the coding sequence ATGTCTTGGCTTGAATCCCTCATCCTCGGACTCGTCCAGGGGCTGACCGAATTCCTCCCCGTCTCCTCCAGCGCCCATCTGCGGCTGACCGCGGCATTCGCGAGCTGGCAGGACCCGGGGGCGGCCTTCACCGCGATCACCCAGATCGGCACGGAGGCCGCGGTCCTGATCTACTTCCGCAAGGACATCGCGAACATCATCTCGGCCTGGTTCCGCTCCCTGTTCGACAAGAACATGCGGCACGACCACGACGCCCGGATGGGCTGGCTGGTGATCGTGGGCTCCATACCCATCGGCGTCCTCGGTGTGACCCTGAAGGACCAGATCGAGGGACCCTTCCGCGATCTGCGGGTCACGGCGACGATGCTGATCGTGATGGGCGTGATCCTCGGCGTGGCGGACCGGCTCGCGGCACGGGACGAGTCGGGCGGCCGGCATCGGGTGGCCAAGCAGCGCAAGGACCTCCAGGACCTGAACATCAAGGACGGCCTGGTCTTCGGCATCTGCCAGGCGATGGCCCTGATACCTGGCGTGTCCCGCTCCGGGGCCACCATCAGCGGCGGTCTCTTCCTCGGCTACCGGCGCGAGTCGGCCGCCCGTTACTCCTTCCTGCTCGCCATCCCCGCGGTGCTCGCCTCGGGCGTGTTCGAACTCAAGGACGCCGCGGAGTCGGGGCATGTGTACTGGGGACCCACCCTGTTCGCGACGGTGATCGCGTTCGTGTCGGGTTACGTGGTCATCGCATGGTTCATGAAGTTCATCTCCAGCAAGAGTTTCATGCCGTTCGTCTGGTACCGGATCGCGCTCGGCATCGTCATCATCGCGCTGGTCGCGGCCGGCGTACTCAGCCCGCATGCGGCCGAGTCGGCGGGCTGA